A window of Strix aluco isolate bStrAlu1 chromosome 2, bStrAlu1.hap1, whole genome shotgun sequence contains these coding sequences:
- the LOC141919191 gene encoding trifunctional purine biosynthetic protein adenosine-3-like isoform X2: MADRVLVIGGGGREHALAWKLAQSPHVKHVFVAPGNAGTADNGKISNSAVLVSNHTIVTQFCKDHNIGLVLVGEEALLAAGIVDDLRAAGVRCFGPSAKAAQLASNTSFAKAFLDRHGIPTARWKAFTNPQEACRFIISTDFPARVVRARGPAARKEVTIAASKEEACRAVQEIMQDRMFGEMVVIEELLQGEELSCLCFTDGVTVASMPPAQAHKRLLDGDQGPNTGGMGAYCPVPQVPEVLLEKINDAILQHVVDSMRQEGTAYVGVLQTGLMLTKDGVKILNLKCQFGDPQCQVILPLLKNDFYEVIQATIDGKLCSFMPAWSENSTAVCVVMASPGYPGDYDKGMEVTGLLQAKELGLQVFHAGTTLKDSRVVTSGGRVLSITAVKEDLMKALAEANRGVAAIHFKGATYRKDIGHRGVRLLKQSLGLIYKERHVEAVTSDVFFHQPETSIVSGTRSGKTGRIFEFPQYIEWNRTLFFPGGEQCILGIEIELRSWAEVITKRENSHLFLITPLLLN, encoded by the exons ctgtatTAGTAAGCAATCACACTATTGTTACACAGTTCTGCAAAGATCATAACATTGGACTTGTGTTAGTTGGAGAAGAAGCTCTTTTGGCAGCTG GGATTGTTGATGACTTAAGAGCAGCAGGAGTTAGGTGTTTTGGACCATCTGCAAAAGCAGCCCAGCTGGCATCCAACACCAGCTTTGCCAAAGCCTTTCTGGATCGACATGGGATCCCAACAGCAAGATGGAAGGCCTTCACCAATCCCCAGGAAGCTTGTAGGTTTATTATCAG cACAGACTTTCCTGCACGAGTTGTACGGGCAAGGGGCCCTGCTGCTAGAAAAGAAGTGACTATTGCAGCCAGCAAAGAGGAAGCCTGCAGAGCTGTCCAAGAGATTATGCAG GACAGAATGTTTGGAGAGATGGTTGTTATTGAAGAACTTCTTCAAGGGGAAGAACTTTCT TGCTTGTGCTTCACGGATGGTGTCACTGTTGCCTCAATGCCCCCAGCACAGGCTCACAAACGATTATTGGATGGTGACCAGGGTCCGAACACTGGAGGGATGGGAGCCTATTGCCCGGTTCCTCAG GTTCCAGAAGTTCTTCTAGAGAAAATCAATGACGCTATCCTTCAACATGTTGTTGATAGTATGAGACAAGAAGGAACAGCATATGTAG GTGTGCTGCAAACAGGTTTAATGCTTACCAAAGATGGTGTGAAAATTTTAAACCTTAAATGTCAGTTTGGTGACCCTCAGTGCCAG GTGATTCTTCCACTGCTTAAAAATGATTTTTATGAAGTGATTCAAGCAACAATTGATGGCAAACTCTGCAGCTTCATGCCAGCCTGGTCAGAAAATAGTACAGCTGTCTGTGTGGTCATGGCAAGTCCGGGATACCCAGGAGACTATGACAAAGGCATGGAGGTAACAG GTCTGCTGCAAGCCAAAGAGTTAGGGCTGCAGGTGTTCCATGCTGGCACAACGCTGAAGGATAGCAGAGTGGTGACAAGTGGTGGCAGAGTCCTCTCCATTACTGCTGTTAAGGAGGACCTGATGAAAGCACTGGCAGAAGCCAACAGGGGTGTAGCGGCCATACATTTCAAGGGTGCCACTTACAGGAAGGACATTGGCCATCGGGGTGTACGTCTTCTCAAACAGTCTCT GGGTCTAATATACAAAGAGAGACATGTGGAAGCTGTAACCAGTGATGTTTTCTTTCACCAGCCAGAAACATCAATTGTAAGTGGTACCAGATCAGGTAAGACTGGGAGAATCTTTGAATTTCCTCAGTACATTGAATGGAAcagaactctttttttcccaggaggTGAGCAATGCATTCTTGGCATTGAAATTGAGCTGAGAAGCTGGGCTGAGGTCATCACAAAGAGAGAAAACTCTCATTTGTTTCTCATCACTCCTcttttgcttaattaa